In Phacochoerus africanus isolate WHEZ1 chromosome 2, ROS_Pafr_v1, whole genome shotgun sequence, one DNA window encodes the following:
- the LOC125121399 gene encoding olfactory receptor 1J4-like: MRRENQSSISKFLLLGLPIQPEHQGMFFFLFLGMYLTTVLGNLLIILLIRLDPHLHTPMYFFLSHLALTDVSFSSVTVPKMLMNMQTQDQSIPYAGCITQTYFFIFLACIDNLLAVMAYDRYVAICHPLHYAIIMREELCLCLLVVSWLLSCAIALTHTLLLAQLSFCADIIPHFFCDLAALLKLSCSDTSLSELVTFTAGAAVVIFPLCGILVSYGHIGVSILRVPSTKGICKALSTCGSHLSVVSLFYGTMMAVYLSSSGQSHDKDIIASVMYTVVTPLLNPFIYSLRNRDMTLALGILFRNINIFSK; the protein is encoded by the coding sequence atgaggagggagaaccagagcagTATTTCCaagttcctcctcctggggctccccataCAGCCAGAGCATCAGGgcatgttctttttcttgttcctgggcatgtacctgaccacagtgctggggaacctgctcatcatcctgctcatcaggctggaccctcacctccacactcccatgtacttcttcctcagccacttggCCCTCACAGATGTCTCCTTTTCATCTGTCACTGTCCCTAAGATGTTGATGAACATGCAGACACAGGATCAATCCATTCCCTATGCAGGGTGTATAACACAgacatactttttcatatttttggctTGCATTGATAACCTTCTTGCTGTGATGGCTTATGACAGGTATGTTGCTATTTGTCACCCTCTGCACTATGCCATCATCATGAGGgaggagctgtgtctgtgtctgttggTTGTATCCTGGCTCCTGTCCTGTGCCATTGCCCTGACCCACACCCTCCTCCTTGCTCAACTGTCCTTCTGTGCTGACATCAtcccccacttcttctgtgaccttgcTGCTCTGCTTAAGCTCTCCTGCTCAGACACTTCACTCAGTGAGCTGGTCACATTCACTGCAGGGGCTGCAGttgtcatttttccattgtgtggcATCCTGGTCTCTTATGGCCACATTGGGGTCTCCATCCTGAGGGTCCCCTCTACTAAAGGGATCTGCAAAGCCTTGTCCACCTGTGGCTCTCACCTCTCTGTGGTGTCTCTATTTTATGGAACAATGATGGCAGTGTACCTTTCCTCATCAGGCCAGTCCCATGACAAAGACATCATTGCTTCTgtgatgtacacagtggtcacTCCCCt